In Vibrio lentus, a single genomic region encodes these proteins:
- a CDS encoding ATP-binding protein: MNQYAVICLDNNPVSIERIRSELAPLSYVFDIYTAENLEDAHHALEDIHDNHQTVALVISHHHSEFNGVQFLIELEQLPHSNTARTILVSASSDIQSILTAVNEGRLNHCLTKPVQDQVLFKSAQKELTSFVIEYDSENLLSYSDALDQQRLLRAHIEQKIHSFQSGFIHDYHQLSDNALAERVVSALQDVFSKDDKTKAIRDYSPEHLLTVEGEDNRFLWLIIEGEAALYKKDELGQQREVVRHSKGNIVGGMSFVTGEPSFSTAITLTQTRVIKLDKDSFAQVMHSNNTLLPLFTNLLLRHFNRRLQRSITNKIKLQQTLESLESAHQQLIEKEKMAMLGQLVAGVAHELNNPIAAILRSIETLSEHLDQILENSSLPESNKGTEVLAHSKLAKPLSTAQERQLVKHLTSTIDDRTLAKKAVRLNLSQDSKVLDTLKDSPIAGKELLNDLEHYHYVGNSIRSIQVCSKRIADMVKSLKSYAREDDEVRHYADIHEGLEDTLVIFENRLKHHQLEKHYDTDLPPLLCQSLALQQVWTNLISNALDALSERGTVSITTSQQIEGDDTFLVVQISDTGHGIAKEYIHTIFNPNFTTKKEGNFGLGIGLSISQQIVSAHQGFILVESEVGSHTHMQVWLPFKQEGAPHE, encoded by the coding sequence GTGAATCAATACGCTGTTATTTGTTTGGACAATAATCCGGTGAGCATAGAAAGAATACGCTCCGAACTGGCTCCGTTGTCTTATGTATTCGACATTTATACTGCCGAGAACTTAGAAGATGCTCATCACGCATTAGAAGATATCCACGACAATCACCAAACCGTCGCCTTGGTGATCTCTCACCATCATTCTGAATTCAATGGTGTGCAATTTCTGATTGAGCTTGAACAACTGCCCCACAGTAATACCGCAAGAACAATATTAGTGAGCGCCTCATCAGATATCCAATCCATCCTAACCGCAGTCAACGAAGGTAGGCTCAACCACTGTCTAACCAAACCAGTTCAAGATCAGGTTCTCTTCAAATCAGCACAGAAAGAGCTGACTTCTTTTGTTATCGAGTACGACTCAGAAAACCTGTTGTCTTACAGTGATGCGTTGGATCAACAACGTTTACTAAGAGCACACATTGAGCAAAAGATTCATTCGTTCCAATCTGGCTTCATCCACGATTACCACCAGCTTTCTGACAATGCCCTTGCTGAGCGTGTCGTCAGTGCTCTGCAGGATGTCTTTTCAAAAGACGACAAAACCAAAGCCATTCGTGATTATTCACCAGAGCATCTGCTGACGGTTGAGGGCGAAGATAATCGCTTTCTTTGGTTAATTATTGAAGGTGAAGCCGCTCTCTATAAAAAAGATGAACTGGGGCAACAACGCGAAGTTGTGCGTCACTCTAAGGGCAACATTGTCGGAGGGATGTCATTCGTGACGGGTGAACCTTCATTCTCTACTGCGATCACCCTAACCCAAACACGAGTGATTAAGCTTGATAAAGATAGCTTTGCTCAGGTTATGCATTCAAACAATACGCTGCTGCCGCTATTTACTAACCTGTTACTCCGTCACTTCAATCGCCGTTTACAACGCAGCATCACCAATAAGATCAAGCTGCAACAAACACTTGAATCGTTAGAGTCTGCACATCAACAATTGATTGAGAAAGAGAAGATGGCGATGTTGGGGCAGCTTGTAGCCGGTGTTGCTCATGAGTTGAACAACCCTATTGCAGCGATCTTACGAAGTATTGAAACCTTGTCTGAACATCTCGACCAGATACTCGAAAACTCATCACTCCCAGAATCGAATAAAGGGACTGAAGTATTAGCACACTCAAAGCTGGCTAAGCCTCTATCCACGGCACAAGAGAGACAGCTCGTTAAACACCTTACATCGACTATCGATGATCGTACGCTAGCCAAAAAAGCGGTGAGGCTAAACCTGAGTCAAGATTCTAAGGTTTTAGATACCTTAAAAGACTCCCCTATTGCAGGCAAAGAACTACTCAACGACTTAGAGCATTACCACTATGTAGGAAACTCTATTCGCTCGATTCAAGTGTGCAGTAAACGCATTGCCGATATGGTGAAAAGCCTAAAAAGCTACGCCCGAGAAGATGATGAAGTGCGTCACTACGCTGATATTCACGAAGGGCTTGAAGACACCTTAGTGATCTTTGAAAACAGATTGAAGCATCACCAACTCGAAAAACACTATGACACCGATTTGCCACCTTTATTGTGCCAGTCGCTCGCGTTACAACAAGTGTGGACGAACCTTATCTCTAATGCACTAGATGCGCTTTCAGAGCGAGGAACAGTCTCTATTACCACCTCTCAACAAATAGAGGGAGACGACACTTTTTTAGTGGTGCAAATATCAGACACTGGCCACGGCATCGCCAAGGAATACATCCACACCATTTTCAACCCAAACTTCACCACCAAAAAAGAAGGCAACTTTGGTTTAGGGATTGGGTTATCCATTTCTCAACAAATCGTTTCGGCTCATCAAGGGTTTATTTTGGTGGAGTCTGAGGTAGGCAGCCATACTCACATGCAGGTGTGGCTTCCATTCAAACAAGAAGGAGCACCTCATGAATAA
- a CDS encoding DUF945 family protein, protein MEQLRKIGAIGGAISLALCWPLAVGQIGQNAITDGVAKLNNSSIQAEIVEYDRGYLSSNVTTRVTVMDENLKEQLALDGLPSEFVINSAVSHGLVSLNAISTFENTDILPLTLTTSTELNGNTDFNFELSQFNHQGSDENGTSVSITKSNLSGHATVLGQVDYELSIPSVQIDFETGEEVTLSNLKGIGSGQQAKGYWLGTQNFTIDSFLISDSAMQPFMTIENSKYDFESHLDEATKRLSSSLKLDIANIETNEGQLNNLNVDFEMSKLDSQSFEKIFEIYQANPVLTQEDVAEIIPFIDVLFAKGFDLSMNNMSLELGKGQFESKWLVSVPEGTENISSNPSMIVPALTGNVQSSFSNELVEEYPFIREGIDELIVMEMIKQTESGYEITADLKNGNLVFENGQEIPLIALLMPAFVQ, encoded by the coding sequence ATGGAACAGTTAAGAAAAATTGGCGCAATCGGCGGAGCAATCTCATTGGCACTTTGTTGGCCGCTAGCGGTTGGGCAAATTGGACAGAACGCGATTACTGATGGCGTTGCAAAGCTTAACAATTCAAGCATTCAAGCTGAGATCGTGGAATATGATAGAGGTTACCTTTCTTCTAATGTAACCACTCGCGTGACTGTGATGGATGAGAATTTGAAAGAGCAACTCGCGCTCGATGGCTTACCTAGTGAGTTTGTTATTAATAGTGCGGTTAGCCATGGTTTGGTTAGCTTAAACGCGATTTCGACGTTTGAGAATACTGACATTCTGCCTCTTACTCTGACTACCAGCACGGAGTTAAACGGCAATACGGATTTCAACTTCGAGTTAAGCCAGTTCAATCATCAAGGTTCGGATGAAAATGGTACCTCGGTATCTATCACGAAGTCGAATCTATCTGGCCATGCCACCGTATTAGGACAGGTTGATTACGAGCTTTCTATCCCATCGGTTCAAATTGATTTTGAAACGGGTGAAGAGGTGACTCTATCTAACCTAAAAGGTATTGGTTCGGGCCAGCAAGCGAAAGGTTACTGGTTAGGCACACAGAACTTTACTATTGATAGCTTCTTGATTTCAGATTCTGCAATGCAGCCGTTCATGACCATCGAAAATTCTAAGTACGATTTTGAATCGCATCTAGATGAAGCGACTAAACGCTTGAGCAGCAGCCTTAAGCTGGATATCGCAAACATCGAGACCAACGAAGGCCAGTTGAACAATCTAAATGTCGATTTTGAAATGTCGAAACTGGACAGTCAGTCGTTTGAGAAAATCTTTGAAATTTACCAGGCGAATCCTGTTTTGACGCAGGAAGACGTGGCTGAGATCATTCCGTTCATCGACGTACTGTTTGCTAAAGGCTTCGACCTTTCAATGAACAATATGTCGCTAGAACTAGGTAAAGGTCAGTTTGAATCTAAATGGTTGGTGAGCGTACCGGAAGGCACAGAAAACATCAGCAGCAACCCTTCAATGATTGTTCCTGCATTAACCGGCAATGTTCAATCTAGCTTCTCAAATGAGCTTGTCGAAGAATACCCATTCATCCGTGAAGGTATCGACGAATTGATCGTGATGGAAATGATCAAGCAAACAGAAAGTGGTTATGAAATCACTGCTGACCTAAAGAATGGAAATCTAGTGTTTGAAAATGGACAAGAAATTCCATTAATTGCACTACTTATGCCGGCTTTTGTTCAATAA
- the serC gene encoding 3-phosphoserine/phosphohydroxythreonine transaminase — MELTLDNVFNFSAGPAALPKPVMKQAQADFIDWNGLGTSVMEISHRSKEFIQVADESEQDLRDLLNIPDNYKVLFCQGGARAQFAAVPLNLLGDATKATYIDAGYWAESAVTEASKYCEIDVFNAKTSIDGKAAVVPAKDWEIDPEAAYVHFCPNETIDGIEISELPQTDKPIVADMSSSILSRQIDVSQYGVIYAGAQKNIGPAGICIAIVRDDLLELANDVLPSILNYKVLAEKDSMFNTPPTYAWYLSGLVFKWLKAQGGVEAMELVNKEKAALLYNAIDSSAFYKNDVHTANRSRMNVPFQLAKPELDAKFLELADAAGLKSLKGHRAVGGMRASLYNAMSLEGVQALVSFMKDFEEKYA; from the coding sequence ATGGAACTTACATTAGATAACGTATTCAACTTTAGTGCTGGCCCAGCGGCACTGCCTAAACCGGTAATGAAACAAGCACAAGCGGACTTCATTGATTGGAATGGTTTAGGCACTTCCGTTATGGAAATCAGCCATCGCAGCAAAGAGTTTATTCAAGTTGCCGATGAGTCTGAGCAAGACCTACGTGATCTTCTGAACATCCCAGACAACTATAAAGTTCTTTTCTGTCAGGGGGGCGCTCGTGCTCAATTCGCTGCTGTTCCTCTAAACCTTCTTGGTGACGCGACGAAAGCGACTTACATTGATGCGGGGTACTGGGCTGAAAGTGCAGTGACTGAAGCGAGTAAGTACTGTGAAATCGATGTATTCAATGCCAAGACATCAATTGATGGTAAAGCGGCTGTTGTTCCAGCTAAAGATTGGGAAATCGACCCTGAAGCGGCATACGTGCACTTTTGTCCAAATGAAACCATCGATGGCATCGAAATCAGTGAGCTTCCTCAAACCGATAAGCCTATCGTTGCCGACATGTCATCTAGCATCTTATCTCGCCAGATTGATGTCTCTCAGTACGGTGTTATCTACGCGGGCGCTCAAAAGAACATTGGCCCTGCTGGTATCTGCATTGCTATCGTACGTGATGATCTACTAGAACTCGCAAACGACGTGTTGCCGAGCATTCTAAACTACAAAGTACTTGCTGAAAAAGACTCAATGTTCAATACACCACCAACCTATGCATGGTACCTATCAGGCCTTGTATTCAAGTGGCTGAAAGCTCAAGGTGGCGTTGAAGCGATGGAGCTTGTGAACAAAGAGAAAGCGGCGTTGCTTTATAATGCGATTGATAGTTCTGCTTTCTACAAAAACGACGTTCATACAGCAAACCGTTCAAGAATGAACGTGCCATTCCAATTAGCGAAACCAGAGCTAGATGCTAAGTTTTTAGAGTTGGCTGATGCTGCTGGTCTGAAATCGTTAAAAGGTCACCGAGCGGTGGGTGGAATGAGGGCTTCACTTTACAATGCGATGTCTCTGGAAGGTGTTCAGGCGCTAGTTAGCTTTATGAAAGACTTCGAAGAGAAATACGCATAA
- a CDS encoding AraC family transcriptional regulator, which produces MPTRQINSHSGIITSNEMMVANPNSPALVKTIDMPKGYVDAMHKHTWHQVIFPLKGLLQTKTEHYQHLVPHTSALFVPAGIQHESIALSHTTFVGIYLNPAFGIKYEPQVRTITLTPFLNELLQEIRRQCEGLVSDEEVSRLLSVLHDQIMKDNVQTYQLLLPEDRRLKLIFEALTEAPTLDFSLKEWGEKVGASERTLSRLFSKEFNTSFQLWRQQIRLIYSLSLLDEEFSIQNIADQVGYQNDSSYIKAFKASFDVTPQQFRFNGRRR; this is translated from the coding sequence ATGCCAACCCGCCAAATAAATTCTCACTCCGGAATCATCACCTCAAATGAGATGATGGTCGCTAATCCTAATTCACCAGCGTTAGTGAAGACCATCGATATGCCCAAGGGCTACGTCGATGCAATGCACAAACATACGTGGCATCAAGTGATCTTCCCACTCAAAGGCCTATTGCAAACGAAAACCGAGCACTACCAACATCTTGTGCCCCATACTTCTGCTTTGTTTGTACCTGCAGGGATTCAACATGAATCTATCGCATTGAGCCATACGACGTTTGTCGGTATTTACCTTAATCCAGCCTTTGGTATTAAGTATGAGCCTCAAGTACGAACCATTACCCTGACGCCGTTTTTGAATGAGTTATTGCAGGAAATTCGCAGACAGTGCGAAGGATTAGTGAGTGATGAAGAGGTATCGCGATTGCTCTCGGTATTGCACGATCAGATCATGAAAGACAACGTTCAGACCTATCAATTGTTGCTACCCGAAGACCGACGATTGAAGCTTATCTTTGAAGCGCTGACAGAGGCACCAACGCTGGACTTTTCGTTGAAGGAATGGGGAGAGAAAGTCGGCGCATCGGAGCGAACCTTGTCGCGCTTATTCTCAAAAGAGTTCAACACGTCATTTCAGTTATGGCGACAACAAATCCGCCTGATTTACTCGTTGTCTTTGTTGGATGAAGAGTTCTCAATCCAGAATATTGCTGATCAAGTCGGTTATCAAAACGACTCGTCTTACATTAAAGCTTTTAAGGCGTCTTTTGATGTAACGCCACAACAGTTTCGCTTTAATGGTCGAAGAAGGTAA
- a CDS encoding MOSC domain-containing protein: MKKLGVVNSVLAGKTVTFAHGANSAIDKQVLSERQHATELGFTNDEQGDPRFHGGIQKALHIYPSEHYPVWQQELGDRDIFQSAGAFGENLSSSGITEQSICLKDQVRIGSTLLEVSQGRMPCWKLNVRFDQNDMARRLQDTLRTGWYFRVLEEGDIGAGDEIILCERPYPDWSLARIMGSVFTGSLDREELSQMADLPLVESWGALVARRLETGEVEDWEMRLVGPTAA, encoded by the coding sequence ATGAAGAAGTTAGGCGTAGTAAATAGTGTATTGGCTGGCAAAACCGTTACTTTTGCGCACGGTGCAAACAGCGCTATTGATAAGCAGGTTTTGTCGGAGCGCCAGCACGCCACAGAGCTTGGTTTTACCAATGATGAACAAGGCGACCCTCGCTTTCATGGTGGCATTCAGAAAGCCCTTCATATTTATCCAAGTGAGCATTATCCGGTTTGGCAGCAAGAACTGGGCGACAGAGACATCTTCCAATCTGCAGGCGCATTTGGCGAGAACCTAAGTTCCAGCGGTATTACAGAACAATCCATTTGCTTGAAAGATCAGGTTCGTATTGGCTCAACTTTATTAGAAGTCTCACAGGGGCGCATGCCTTGTTGGAAGCTCAATGTACGATTCGATCAAAACGATATGGCAAGAAGACTGCAAGACACACTTCGAACTGGCTGGTACTTCCGAGTCTTGGAAGAAGGCGATATTGGCGCAGGTGACGAGATTATCCTGTGTGAAAGACCTTACCCAGATTGGTCGCTCGCTCGTATCATGGGCTCGGTATTTACTGGCAGTCTTGATAGAGAAGAATTAAGTCAAATGGCTGACCTTCCGTTAGTCGAATCTTGGGGGGCACTCGTTGCGCGACGTCTTGAAACCGGCGAAGTCGAAGATTGGGAGATGCGTTTAGTTGGTCCAACAGCAGCATAA
- a CDS encoding 3'-5' exonuclease: protein MNKLFRSPAVDWPFKFAQKLERARDDRLKHFYSQPLPAPDTPLSEVTFLAVDFETTGLNPNKDGIITIGLVPFTLNRIYLRQAKHWTLRPKQKLEEESVVIHGITHNDIIDAPDLSEVLGEILESMAGHIPVVHYRRIERDFLDNALKVRLGEGIEFPVLDTLEIESQIQNKLAGGLWNKLKGKKPASVRLGQSRRRYHLPDYTPHHALTDAIATAELLQAQIAHHFDSEMPLKNFWL from the coding sequence ATGAACAAACTATTCAGATCACCTGCGGTCGATTGGCCATTTAAGTTTGCTCAGAAACTCGAACGAGCGCGAGACGACCGCTTAAAGCACTTTTATAGCCAGCCTCTTCCTGCGCCTGATACGCCACTTTCAGAAGTGACCTTCTTGGCTGTCGACTTTGAAACCACGGGGTTAAACCCAAACAAAGACGGCATCATTACCATTGGTTTAGTGCCATTTACGCTCAATCGCATCTACTTGCGACAAGCCAAACACTGGACATTAAGACCAAAACAGAAGTTGGAAGAAGAGTCTGTTGTGATTCATGGCATCACTCACAATGACATCATTGATGCGCCAGATCTTAGCGAAGTGCTGGGCGAGATCTTAGAATCAATGGCAGGACATATCCCAGTGGTTCACTATCGTCGTATCGAACGGGACTTCTTGGATAATGCATTGAAGGTGCGACTCGGTGAAGGGATAGAGTTTCCAGTCCTCGACACGCTCGAGATTGAATCTCAAATCCAGAACAAACTGGCTGGCGGTTTGTGGAATAAGCTAAAAGGTAAGAAACCTGCGTCTGTGAGATTGGGGCAGAGTCGTCGTCGATATCACTTGCCCGACTACACGCCACACCACGCGCTAACCGATGCCATAGCGACCGCAGAGCTACTCCAAGCGCAGATCGCTCATCACTTTGACTCTGAGATGCCTTTGAAGAACTTCTGGCTCTAG
- a CDS encoding DUF294 nucleotidyltransferase-like domain-containing protein: MDAELLEIQNFLAQYPPFTELPEEMLVKVTSSVEISYYRQDTPIIHFGDQINDLYIVRSGEVEVYRRKGELYNRLDEGHLFGQMGLLTNNKVRFPVKATEDTLLYCIPEPIFQELYDNYDSFADFVEVEDNARLRQANLDSNDANDLTTSKVKTLLTSEAPMIEKTRTIQQAATMMAEDNVSSLLIIDPDIVEDEEDDSTPVIGIITDRDLCTRVLAEGLEPSDEVSSVMTPEVISLDHNAYVYEAMMTMLRYNVHHLPVLKDKKPIGIIEATDIVRYESQNSLLLVSSIFQQQSIEDLKVLSEQVKDSFVRLVNEDANAHMVGTAMSVIGRSFKQRIIELGEEKLGKAPIPYCFLALGSMGRDEQLLVTDQDNAIILDDTYDEKKHGKYFEELSKFICDGLDQCGYVYCTGDIMATNPTWRMTRRQWEECFADWIDDPNPKALLNASIFFDLDGVYGRLKWAEQLNSFIVRRARKNNRFLACLARNALNRTPPLGFFKDFVMEKDGRHNNSINLKRRGTAPLADLIRVHSLAVASRSKNSFERLDDIIDAGILPKGRAQDLKDAMEFISLVRIRHQAHDVDNNIEPDNNIEPENLSDFERRNLKDAFQILSNAQNFLKFRYQASNKFK, translated from the coding sequence ATGGATGCTGAGTTATTAGAGATTCAAAACTTTCTGGCACAATACCCCCCTTTCACTGAACTCCCTGAGGAGATGTTGGTGAAAGTGACCAGTAGCGTGGAAATTTCTTATTACCGCCAAGATACGCCTATCATTCACTTTGGTGACCAGATTAATGATCTTTACATTGTTCGAAGCGGCGAAGTAGAAGTCTATCGTCGTAAAGGTGAGCTCTATAACCGTCTCGATGAAGGCCACTTGTTCGGCCAAATGGGACTACTCACCAACAACAAAGTTCGCTTCCCTGTTAAGGCAACAGAAGACACCCTGCTCTATTGTATCCCTGAGCCTATTTTCCAAGAACTCTACGACAACTATGATTCATTCGCTGACTTTGTCGAAGTAGAAGATAACGCGCGACTGCGTCAGGCTAACTTAGACAGCAACGACGCCAACGATTTAACGACATCCAAGGTTAAAACACTGCTCACCAGTGAAGCACCGATGATCGAGAAAACGCGCACGATTCAGCAAGCTGCCACCATGATGGCCGAAGATAACGTCTCTTCCCTACTGATTATCGACCCAGATATCGTTGAAGACGAAGAGGATGATTCGACACCCGTTATCGGTATTATTACCGATCGTGATTTATGTACGCGTGTACTTGCTGAAGGTCTCGAACCATCGGATGAAGTCTCTAGCGTAATGACACCAGAGGTTATCTCACTCGACCATAATGCCTATGTATACGAAGCTATGATGACCATGCTTCGCTACAACGTGCATCACCTACCAGTACTAAAAGATAAGAAGCCGATTGGTATTATCGAAGCGACCGATATCGTACGTTACGAGTCTCAGAACTCGCTGTTATTGGTAAGCAGCATCTTCCAGCAACAAAGTATCGAAGACCTGAAAGTGCTTTCCGAACAAGTGAAAGACAGCTTTGTACGTTTGGTTAATGAAGATGCCAATGCCCACATGGTGGGTACTGCAATGTCGGTAATCGGACGCAGCTTTAAACAACGTATTATCGAACTAGGTGAAGAGAAACTCGGTAAAGCGCCAATTCCGTATTGTTTCCTTGCTCTTGGTTCTATGGGACGTGACGAACAGTTGCTGGTCACAGACCAAGATAACGCCATCATTCTTGATGACACCTACGACGAGAAAAAGCACGGCAAGTACTTTGAAGAACTTTCAAAGTTCATTTGTGACGGCTTAGACCAGTGTGGTTATGTTTACTGTACTGGTGACATCATGGCGACAAACCCTACTTGGCGCATGACACGTCGACAATGGGAAGAGTGCTTTGCCGATTGGATTGATGATCCAAACCCGAAAGCACTGCTGAACGCCTCTATCTTCTTTGATTTAGATGGTGTGTATGGACGCTTGAAATGGGCTGAGCAATTGAATAGCTTTATTGTTCGACGTGCACGTAAGAACAATCGCTTCTTGGCGTGTCTTGCTCGTAACGCGCTCAACCGAACACCGCCTCTTGGTTTCTTCAAAGATTTCGTAATGGAGAAAGATGGCCGTCATAACAACTCGATCAACCTGAAACGTCGTGGCACCGCGCCACTCGCAGACTTGATTCGTGTTCACTCTTTAGCGGTGGCTTCTCGTTCGAAAAACTCATTTGAGCGTTTAGACGATATTATCGATGCCGGTATTTTGCCTAAAGGCAGAGCGCAGGATTTGAAAGACGCCATGGAGTTCATCTCTTTGGTTCGTATTCGTCACCAAGCGCACGATGTTGATAATAATATCGAACCTGATAACAACATTGAGCCAGAGAACTTATCTGACTTCGAACGACGCAATCTAAAGGACGCATTCCAAATTTTAAGTAATGCGCAAAACTTCCTTAAGTTCCGTTATCAAGCTAGCAATAAGTTTAAGTAG
- a CDS encoding outer membrane beta-barrel protein, protein MSKWKLSLVSAVFMFSPSLWAATDVVDILDYDHIYATAHSGSLNEDAGGNNNASSYGLGVSYAMTDDWLLLGDYSARFIHPDESTTRIDTLMAGAGYRYSIKKDLDIVASYLLGITKGEVELNGSNETIESDTEFVQGVKAELNYGFAKRWIANGSVQVNRSDLFDEEIYHLGLRYLVTNKFAIGGSYQHRDGEGSKGGSERTNELGVEFFLEY, encoded by the coding sequence ATGTCGAAGTGGAAGCTTAGTTTGGTATCTGCAGTTTTTATGTTTTCTCCAAGTTTGTGGGCAGCCACTGACGTTGTGGATATTCTTGATTATGACCATATATACGCCACTGCTCATTCGGGCAGTTTGAATGAAGACGCTGGTGGTAATAATAATGCTTCGTCGTATGGATTAGGTGTTAGTTACGCCATGACCGATGATTGGTTGTTGCTAGGAGACTATAGCGCACGCTTCATTCACCCAGATGAAAGTACCACTCGAATTGATACCTTAATGGCAGGGGCTGGGTATCGTTACAGCATAAAGAAAGACTTGGATATTGTCGCTTCTTACTTGCTGGGTATTACTAAAGGTGAGGTGGAGCTTAACGGTAGCAATGAAACCATCGAATCGGATACTGAATTTGTTCAAGGTGTAAAAGCCGAGCTTAACTATGGTTTTGCAAAGCGTTGGATTGCGAATGGTAGCGTGCAGGTAAACCGAAGTGATTTGTTCGACGAAGAGATTTACCATTTAGGTTTGCGTTATCTCGTGACCAACAAATTTGCGATTGGTGGCTCTTACCAACACCGAGATGGTGAAGGCAGTAAAGGTGGAAGTGAGAGAACCAATGAATTGGGTGTTGAGTTTTTCCTAGAGTACTAA
- a CDS encoding amino acid aminotransferase, with translation MFEKVLAAPADPILGLTEEFKKDSRAEKINLGVGIYKNEDGQTPVLKTVKKAEAALLENEKTKSYLTIEGTAEYGLAVQKLLFGADAEIVTSQRAKTAQAPGGTGALRVAGEFIKRQLGDVKIWISNPTWANHNGVFAAAGIQTAQYSYYNAETKDKNFAGMVADLEKASEGDIVLLHGCCHNPTGIDPTTDEWEVLAKLVAEKKLLPLFDFAYQGFAKGVEEDAAGLRIFAQYNKEILVASSFSKNFGLYNERVGAFTLVAESADVATTAFSQVKSIIRSIYSNPPAHGSAVVTHILGDADLRAEWEAEVAEMRDRIQEMRELFVTTLKSEGVDADFTFIERQNGMFSFSGLSKEQVTRLKDEFAIYIVGSGRISVAGMTKSNMGPLCKGLAAVL, from the coding sequence ATGTTTGAAAAAGTGTTAGCTGCTCCCGCCGATCCTATCCTCGGCCTTACTGAAGAGTTTAAAAAAGACTCTCGCGCAGAAAAAATCAACCTAGGTGTTGGTATTTACAAAAATGAAGATGGTCAAACGCCGGTTCTTAAAACAGTAAAGAAAGCAGAAGCTGCACTTCTTGAAAACGAAAAAACCAAATCTTACCTAACGATTGAAGGTACAGCTGAATACGGCCTAGCGGTTCAGAAGCTTCTTTTCGGTGCAGATGCAGAGATCGTAACATCTCAACGCGCTAAAACAGCACAAGCTCCTGGTGGTACAGGTGCACTTCGTGTTGCGGGTGAATTCATCAAGCGTCAACTTGGCGATGTAAAAATCTGGATCAGTAACCCAACTTGGGCTAACCATAACGGCGTTTTCGCGGCTGCGGGTATCCAAACAGCTCAATACAGCTACTACAACGCTGAAACAAAAGACAAAAACTTCGCAGGCATGGTTGCTGACCTAGAGAAAGCTTCTGAAGGCGATATCGTTCTTCTTCACGGCTGCTGTCATAACCCAACAGGTATCGACCCTACAACTGACGAGTGGGAAGTACTGGCTAAGCTAGTTGCTGAGAAGAAACTGCTACCTCTATTCGACTTTGCTTACCAAGGTTTTGCAAAAGGTGTTGAAGAAGACGCAGCTGGCCTACGTATTTTTGCTCAATACAACAAAGAAATTCTTGTTGCTAGCTCGTTCTCTAAGAACTTCGGCTTGTACAACGAGCGTGTTGGTGCATTCACTCTGGTTGCTGAATCTGCAGACGTTGCAACTACAGCGTTCTCTCAAGTTAAGAGCATTATCCGCTCTATCTACTCTAACCCACCAGCGCACGGCAGTGCTGTCGTTACTCACATCCTTGGTGATGCTGATCTACGTGCTGAATGGGAAGCAGAAGTAGCTGAAATGCGCGACCGTATCCAAGAGATGCGTGAACTGTTTGTAACGACACTGAAATCTGAAGGTGTAGACGCAGATTTCACATTCATCGAGCGCCAAAACGGCATGTTCTCGTTCTCTGGTCTAAGCAAAGAGCAAGTAACTCGCCTAAAAGATGAATTCGCTATCTACATTGTTGGTTCTGGCCGTATCAGTGTTGCTGGTATGACTAAGTCAAACATGGGTCCTCTATGTAAAGGTCTTGCTGCGGTTCTTTAA